A region from the Haloarcula limicola genome encodes:
- a CDS encoding glycosyltransferase family 4 protein — protein MQVRSPFNHRSFDALNRTAADLDVVVPTPFAPPIGPHSEYSRVPKTERWGTYVAHYPRFLYAIPKRRFYHVSGDSIQKRVTPYVERTFETPHDVVHTSDIYLDGYGMLKYCRRHDRPLVVNSHAVDLHNYDSFNAKARARIRETIDYASRILVVSDELAACARRFAPDEKVTTVPIGEDPEKFPTDRRARIREELGIDPDTKVLLSVGAYTEQKGLKELVSAVDALSREDVMLVTVGHEGDLRWWLLDRLGELSHPARSFWRLDPVALRRWQVAADLLVHPSWTEGRPTVVYEAMAAETPVLASNVGGIPEMVVDGETGVLVPPKDPETLSRTLDSLLDDPERLREMGRAGLDRLLGQRWTWTAHAERVTEIHREVLARW, from the coding sequence CTGCAGGTCCGCTCGCCGTTCAACCACCGGTCGTTCGACGCGCTGAACCGCACCGCCGCCGACCTGGACGTGGTCGTCCCGACGCCGTTCGCTCCCCCGATCGGCCCCCACTCGGAGTACTCGCGGGTGCCGAAGACGGAGCGCTGGGGGACCTACGTGGCTCACTACCCGCGCTTCCTGTACGCGATTCCGAAACGGCGCTTCTACCACGTCTCCGGTGACTCGATACAGAAGCGCGTCACGCCCTACGTCGAGCGGACCTTCGAGACGCCTCACGACGTGGTCCACACCTCCGATATCTACCTCGACGGCTACGGGATGCTGAAGTACTGTCGGCGGCACGACCGGCCGCTGGTGGTCAACAGCCACGCCGTCGACCTCCACAACTATGACTCGTTCAACGCGAAGGCCCGGGCCCGCATCCGCGAGACCATCGACTACGCCTCGCGCATCCTCGTCGTCAGCGACGAACTCGCCGCCTGCGCCCGGCGGTTCGCCCCCGACGAGAAGGTGACGACGGTCCCGATCGGCGAGGACCCCGAGAAGTTCCCGACCGACCGCCGGGCGCGGATACGCGAGGAGCTGGGCATCGACCCCGACACGAAGGTGTTGCTGTCGGTCGGCGCGTACACCGAACAGAAGGGACTGAAGGAACTCGTCAGCGCGGTGGACGCGCTTTCCCGCGAGGACGTGATGCTCGTCACGGTCGGTCACGAGGGGGACCTCCGGTGGTGGCTCTTGGACCGACTGGGCGAACTCTCCCATCCGGCGCGGTCGTTCTGGCGGCTCGACCCGGTGGCGCTCCGGCGCTGGCAGGTCGCCGCCGATCTGCTCGTCCACCCGAGTTGGACGGAGGGGCGGCCGACCGTCGTCTACGAGGCGATGGCGGCCGAGACGCCCGTGTTGGCCTCGAACGTCGGCGGCATCCCCGAGATGGTCGTCGACGGCGAGACCGGCGTCCTCGTCCCGCCGAAGGACCCCGAGACGCTCTCGCGGACGCTCGATTCGCTGCTCGACGACCCCGAGCGCCTGCGCGAGATGGGACGAGCGGGTCTCGACCGACTGCTCGGCCAGCGCTGGACGTGGACGGCCCACGCCGAGCGGGTGACCGAGATCCACCGGGAGGTGCTGGCCAGATGGTGA
- a CDS encoding glycosyltransferase: MVSGGTTADGAVDPVTVVVPYSAEYTPASMLEEAKATVAAQTVPTELLVVDDVDTGPADARNAGLDRAATRHVAFLDADDLWEPDKLARQLDRMAETGAGLCLEGGPMSLDDFVYEAFVGELDEVTSAVLVDTDRVDARFESSLRRGEDILYVLEAATEAGVCCCPDLFTRRKHEQSMMATGMAVDEYLTQAKRFGHLVDRRVPAAHPYVDIYYVQLFTTVGEACRREGEYDRAITYFGRALRIAPHPTTLAHLLRTLVARVVG, encoded by the coding sequence ATGGTGAGCGGAGGAACGACGGCCGACGGAGCGGTCGACCCCGTCACCGTCGTGGTCCCGTACAGCGCCGAGTACACGCCCGCGTCGATGCTCGAAGAGGCGAAGGCGACCGTCGCCGCACAGACCGTGCCGACCGAACTCCTCGTCGTCGACGACGTCGACACCGGCCCGGCGGACGCCCGGAACGCGGGACTGGACCGCGCGGCGACGCGCCACGTCGCCTTCCTCGACGCCGACGACCTCTGGGAACCCGACAAGCTCGCTCGCCAGCTCGACCGGATGGCCGAGACGGGGGCCGGCCTCTGTCTGGAAGGCGGGCCGATGTCGCTCGACGACTTCGTCTACGAGGCGTTCGTCGGCGAGTTAGACGAGGTCACGTCGGCCGTCCTCGTCGACACCGACCGCGTCGACGCCCGCTTCGAGTCGTCGCTGCGCCGCGGCGAGGACATCCTGTACGTCCTCGAAGCGGCCACGGAGGCGGGCGTCTGTTGCTGCCCGGACCTGTTCACCCGCCGGAAACACGAGCAGAGCATGATGGCCACCGGGATGGCCGTCGACGAGTATCTGACGCAGGCCAAGCGCTTCGGCCACCTCGTCGACCGACGGGTACCCGCGGCCCATCCCTACGTCGACATCTACTACGTCCAGTTGTTCACCACCGTCGGAGAGGCCTGCCGCCGCGAGGGCGAGTACGACCGGGCTATCACCTACTTCGGGCGGGCGCTTCGCATCGCACCGCACCCGACGACGC